A single Mesomycoplasma ovipneumoniae DNA region contains:
- a CDS encoding alpha/beta fold hydrolase has protein sequence MFNSIWPYPFIINQSPHNKINIVFCHGFNSSHKIFGTVIESISKEIGVNFYAYTLPGNNLTPAKDNQLYVDYYADLTVEFIKKLNIKNVVLVGHSMGGGYGALVYKRIPELISKMVFIGPMNKANLPLKDLFYEKFFPKTPEEMLEFLPIYEYDKEKYKDPKYLEWAKATFNYEYFNNYYIVTLSKNLLKNNMMDQIEDGIKSIKCPTLLVLGEKDGIVLQQETKSYFESLIPHVQTEIIPKTGHLIYTENPEYFNRIFIDFLKK, from the coding sequence ATGTTTAATTCAATTTGACCTTACCCTTTTATTATTAATCAAAGTCCGCACAATAAAATTAATATTGTTTTTTGCCACGGATTTAACTCAAGTCATAAAATTTTTGGCACTGTAATTGAGTCAATTAGCAAAGAAATTGGCGTAAATTTTTATGCCTACACACTTCCAGGAAATAATTTAACTCCCGCAAAAGACAATCAACTTTATGTTGATTATTATGCAGATTTGACAGTTGAATTTATTAAAAAATTAAATATTAAAAACGTTGTTTTAGTCGGCCACTCAATGGGAGGCGGATATGGCGCTTTAGTTTATAAAAGAATTCCTGAATTAATTTCAAAAATGGTTTTCATTGGCCCAATGAATAAAGCTAATTTGCCTCTAAAAGATTTATTTTACGAAAAATTCTTCCCAAAAACACCTGAAGAAATGTTAGAATTTTTGCCAATTTATGAGTATGATAAAGAAAAATATAAAGATCCTAAATATTTAGAATGAGCAAAAGCTACCTTTAATTACGAGTATTTTAATAATTATTATATTGTAACGCTCAGTAAAAATTTACTAAAAAATAATATGATGGATCAAATTGAGGACGGAATTAAATCAATAAAATGTCCAACACTTCTTGTTTTAGGCGAAAAAGATGGAATTGTTCTACAACAAGAAACTAAGTCATATTTTGAAAGTCTAATTCCGCACGTCCAAACCGAAATCATACCAAAAACTGGTCACTTGATTTACACAGAAAATCCTGAATATTTCAATAGAATTTTTATTGATTTCCTGAAAAAATAG
- a CDS encoding YitT family protein, with the protein MSSRQSNKSSNAHCSCSNQKNHNLAKCLKNQLVLRAEREIFHHNQSKINLKNFWKKRTLSITMMAISALFFTLGVIFFLGVAKTVPTGVSAIPALTIIIINSQYQVSIGWSFAIIYFVINIPLIIFILVKVSNKSFSYLTFIWLFFQIVWNQVFSLDTPIRTFLINNILIQGQQGSWTIFYYTIIGAILSGWSIGMAWKFGGSCGGTDYITYYIALKYRKPIGKVMFSISIFFGIFSIIILYFLEPSQVDGQLLGQKLAAVFIYLIVSSSIVSRIYPKYGKILLQIYTNHPEKIVEHLKSIKYWHSYNIWEGVSGYTGQKQWRVETIIYIIEKNAILEEVAKANVNFWYSATKILQTTDRFDATKIN; encoded by the coding sequence ATGTCTTCTCGACAATCTAATAAATCAAGCAATGCGCATTGTTCTTGTTCTAATCAGAAAAACCATAATTTAGCTAAATGCTTAAAAAATCAACTTGTTTTACGTGCAGAGCGTGAAATTTTTCATCATAATCAAAGCAAAATAAACCTGAAAAATTTCTGGAAAAAACGAACCCTTTCAATCACAATGATGGCTATTTCAGCATTATTTTTTACATTAGGGGTCATTTTTTTCTTAGGAGTTGCAAAAACTGTCCCAACAGGTGTTTCAGCAATTCCAGCACTTACTATAATAATAATTAATTCTCAATATCAAGTAAGTATTGGCTGAAGTTTTGCAATAATTTACTTTGTTATTAATATTCCTTTAATAATTTTTATTTTAGTTAAAGTTTCAAACAAAAGTTTTAGCTATCTTACATTCATTTGGCTATTTTTTCAAATTGTTTGAAACCAGGTTTTTTCTCTTGATACCCCAATAAGAACATTTTTAATTAACAATATTTTAATTCAAGGCCAACAAGGTTCTTGGACTATTTTCTATTATACAATTATTGGCGCCATTTTGTCTGGTTGATCTATCGGAATGGCTTGAAAATTCGGTGGTTCTTGTGGAGGAACTGATTATATAACTTATTATATTGCGCTAAAATATCGCAAGCCTATTGGCAAAGTTATGTTCAGTATTTCGATATTTTTTGGGATTTTTTCAATTATTATCCTTTATTTTCTTGAACCTTCACAAGTTGATGGTCAACTTTTGGGTCAAAAATTAGCCGCTGTTTTTATTTATTTAATTGTAAGTTCGTCAATCGTTAGCCGAATTTATCCAAAATACGGAAAAATTCTTTTACAAATTTATACTAATCACCCAGAAAAAATTGTTGAACATCTTAAATCAATAAAATATTGGCACTCATATAATATTTGAGAAGGTGTTTCTGGATACACCGGCCAAAAACAATGAAGAGTTGAGACAATTATTTACATAATTGAAAAAAACGCAATTTTAGAAGAAGTTGCCAAAGCAAACGTTAATTTTTGGTATTCAGCAACTAAAATCTTACAAACAACTGACCGTTTTGATGCAACAAAAATTAATTAA
- a CDS encoding IS3 family transposase, with protein sequence MKQYKFTIEEKFKYIKIAESRGLKNAILDFAEEFREIYKNKSKSKKADKEWMLHIYANNLIRNWQKKFYNNDMKSLISTRGKIKSPRKPKKKYTINDLSENDREVYQEIMENVLRRYGIDPAIVLEELKKRKQEQEKDKNKIENSTRICSVFNINRTSIYEKIRVKKPPKKMIYDEKLLEWIRENFHLNRKVKGRDILYNIYINQGNYVSTYVFQKHYEFLGLKSIAYKRQGKPAPKEKKFTRIWTEDHIKGEFSSENFGEKWFADIKFIKINNEWFYLHSIIETKSNYLLNFSISKTRFSEETINLVKQTIKKYNIKPKFFHSDHGVEYANYKFANFLKQNGIQQSMSPKGNALANRPIEYFYAVFQRELINIEGENFENVAIAYQKISSFIHWYNYERPQSCLSYKTPSYYMR encoded by the coding sequence ATGAAACAATACAAATTCACAATTGAAGAGAAATTTAAATACATCAAAATTGCCGAATCTAGAGGCTTAAAAAACGCAATTTTGGATTTTGCAGAAGAATTTAGAGAAATTTACAAAAACAAATCTAAAAGTAAAAAAGCGGATAAAGAATGAATGTTGCATATATACGCTAATAATTTGATAAGAAATTGGCAAAAAAAGTTTTATAATAATGATATGAAAAGTTTAATTAGTACTCGTGGAAAAATCAAATCTCCACGCAAACCAAAGAAGAAATATACAATTAACGACCTTTCTGAAAATGATCGTGAAGTTTATCAAGAGATAATGGAGAATGTTCTTAGAAGATACGGAATTGACCCCGCAATTGTTCTTGAGGAACTCAAAAAACGAAAACAAGAGCAAGAAAAAGATAAAAACAAAATCGAAAATTCCACTAGAATTTGTAGTGTTTTTAACATTAATCGCACTTCTATTTATGAGAAAATAAGGGTAAAAAAACCACCAAAGAAAATGATTTATGATGAAAAATTACTTGAGTGAATTCGTGAAAATTTCCATTTGAATCGAAAGGTAAAAGGCCGAGACATCCTATATAATATTTACATAAATCAGGGAAATTATGTAAGCACGTACGTGTTTCAAAAACACTACGAATTTTTAGGATTAAAATCAATTGCTTATAAAAGGCAAGGAAAACCGGCGCCAAAAGAGAAAAAGTTTACACGAATTTGGACTGAAGATCATATCAAAGGTGAATTTTCCTCAGAAAATTTTGGTGAAAAATGGTTTGCTGATATTAAATTTATCAAAATTAACAACGAATGATTTTACCTACACTCAATTATTGAAACAAAATCCAATTACTTGCTCAATTTTTCGATTTCTAAAACAAGATTTTCAGAAGAAACTATAAACTTAGTGAAACAAACAATTAAAAAGTATAATATTAAACCAAAATTTTTCCATTCAGATCATGGTGTGGAATATGCAAACTACAAATTTGCTAATTTTTTGAAGCAAAATGGTATCCAACAATCAATGTCACCAAAAGGAAATGCTCTTGCAAACCGCCCTATTGAATATTTTTATGCAGTTTTTCAACGCGAATTAATTAATATTGAGGGCGAAAATTTTGAAAATGTGGCTATTGCTTATCAAAAAATAAGTTCATTTATTCATTGGTATAACTATGAAAGACCTCAAAGTTGCTTATCATATAAAACTCCAAGTTATTATATGAGGTAA
- a CDS encoding IS256 family transposase, with protein sequence MKKQQKTLSPFELEAKKLVDKYADYKKIKKEDFHNEISHMFKTFTEALLRAELSQHLGYEKSNRSKKGVHRPNKRNGFSDKTVNYNHNSFRLKIPRDRNGTFENKLLGKYETNLGDIEEQVFSLFASGMSYENIVNTIKSIYKKEISNAWISSVTDKLLPEIEKWKSRKIENSYPILYIDGMFFNVKENGVFVKKSLYLILAIDWDGNKKALGFWIKNTESASNWLDVFNELKTRGLEDVLIISCDNLSGISQAIEAVFPQTDVQKCVVHQIRNSLLKVSNKDKKEFVLDMKKIYQAANQEFAMQNLDKFAEKWGQKYPSIIKSWYTNFVELTTFFKYPYELRQAIYTTNLIESMNRIIRKNTKTKGGIQSVNYLSKITYLTLQNASTKWQKVRNWFMIKKQLEIIFPNRLNNVKLN encoded by the coding sequence ATGAAAAAACAGCAAAAAACATTATCCCCATTTGAGTTAGAAGCTAAAAAACTTGTTGACAAATACGCTGATTATAAAAAAATAAAAAAAGAAGATTTTCACAACGAAATTTCGCATATGTTTAAAACTTTTACTGAGGCGCTCTTAAGGGCGGAATTAAGCCAACATTTAGGCTATGAAAAAAGTAACCGAAGCAAAAAAGGCGTGCATAGGCCAAATAAGCGAAACGGATTTTCGGACAAAACTGTGAATTATAATCATAATAGTTTTCGTCTAAAAATACCAAGAGATCGAAATGGCACTTTTGAGAACAAATTACTCGGTAAATACGAAACAAATTTAGGCGATATCGAAGAGCAAGTGTTTTCACTTTTTGCATCAGGAATGTCATATGAAAATATTGTTAACACAATAAAAAGTATCTATAAAAAAGAAATAAGTAATGCCTGAATTTCTTCAGTTACTGACAAATTATTGCCTGAAATTGAAAAGTGAAAATCGCGAAAAATTGAGAATTCCTATCCAATTTTGTACATTGATGGGATGTTTTTTAATGTTAAAGAAAACGGTGTTTTTGTCAAAAAATCACTTTATCTTATTCTTGCAATTGATTGGGACGGAAATAAAAAAGCACTGGGATTTTGGATTAAAAATACCGAATCAGCAAGTAATTGACTTGATGTTTTTAACGAACTAAAAACTCGCGGGCTGGAAGATGTTCTAATAATTTCTTGCGATAATCTAAGCGGAATTAGTCAAGCAATTGAAGCGGTTTTCCCGCAAACAGATGTTCAAAAATGTGTTGTTCACCAAATTAGAAACTCGCTTTTAAAAGTTTCTAACAAAGACAAAAAAGAGTTTGTCCTTGATATGAAAAAGATTTATCAAGCGGCTAATCAAGAATTTGCAATGCAAAATCTTGATAAATTTGCGGAAAAATGAGGCCAAAAATATCCTTCAATTATCAAGTCTTGGTATACAAATTTCGTTGAACTAACGACATTTTTTAAATATCCATATGAATTGAGGCAAGCAATTTATACGACAAATTTAATTGAGTCAATGAATAGAATAATTAGGAAAAATACAAAAACAAAAGGCGGAATTCAAAGTGTAAATTACCTTTCAAAAATAACTTATTTAACTCTCCAAAACGCATCTACAAAATGACAAAAGGTAAGAAATTGATTCATGATTAAAAAACAATTAGAAATTATTTTCCCTAATCGGTTAAATAATGTAAAATTAAATTAG
- a CDS encoding hexose phosphate transporter: protein MNDNFILKFASKNIKEKKLTFSTGLILWALIVFAYMIFVINWGFASAGLNGKAGVSGYLGHFFPDASAAPGTVVNQAVNWGITIGRGIGSILVGWFIVKISHKYTVVLSLVLMLFGIAAPYSPTYAGFIILRTIFAIGGTMQIVLIQPVVSNYLNPRQKAVISQFSPFFYPIGTIITLIPFILNDVIQASVRSHWQTIFLVIGLLTLIPLIGYIILGAKFDLYPSALANQAKQEKLTLTSFFKQKDTWYWTIVYGSWLIAVVFPFTFSKPIFARLIGDSANTFNQKISVFLIVFLSGMFVGPFTVGLFSKYKLQRRKYITTVISLGVLFYVLATVVFVTKVGKDPLSAETYKDGWTWLFLILGLFMGICLWGIQGVILNLPHEYPGANPKRVGFQFGLIWGLGYAAFTVATIITSLINTPPGVDLKTAVNPENVDGYALGAYIVIIGFSLASAIGLAFIKEPHPNYKKLLKIRKLSDIERI, encoded by the coding sequence ATGAATGATAATTTTATTTTAAAATTTGCTTCAAAAAACATAAAAGAAAAAAAATTAACTTTCAGTACCGGCCTAATTCTGTGAGCGTTAATTGTTTTTGCTTATATGATTTTTGTCATAAATTGAGGATTTGCATCAGCTGGACTCAACGGAAAAGCTGGCGTAAGTGGATATTTAGGACATTTTTTTCCAGATGCTAGTGCTGCGCCTGGAACTGTGGTTAATCAAGCAGTTAACTGAGGAATTACAATCGGTCGTGGAATTGGATCGATTCTAGTTGGTTGATTTATTGTAAAAATTTCGCATAAATATACCGTAGTATTGTCGCTCGTTTTAATGCTTTTTGGAATAGCAGCGCCTTATTCACCAACTTATGCAGGGTTTATAATTTTAAGAACTATTTTTGCAATTGGTGGAACAATGCAAATTGTTTTAATTCAACCAGTTGTTTCAAATTATTTAAATCCACGTCAAAAAGCGGTAATTTCACAGTTTTCACCGTTTTTTTACCCAATTGGTACAATAATTACACTTATTCCTTTTATATTGAATGATGTAATTCAAGCTTCTGTTCGTTCACATTGACAAACAATTTTCCTAGTAATTGGACTTTTAACACTTATTCCTTTAATTGGTTACATAATTTTAGGAGCAAAATTTGACCTGTATCCTTCAGCTTTAGCAAATCAAGCTAAACAAGAAAAGCTAACTTTAACAAGCTTTTTTAAACAAAAAGATACTTGATATTGAACAATTGTTTATGGTTCATGACTTATTGCGGTTGTTTTCCCCTTTACATTTTCTAAGCCAATTTTTGCTCGTCTAATTGGTGATAGTGCCAATACTTTTAACCAAAAAATCTCAGTTTTCCTAATTGTTTTCTTATCAGGAATGTTTGTTGGCCCATTTACAGTCGGACTGTTTTCAAAATATAAACTTCAAAGACGTAAATATATAACAACAGTTATTTCCCTTGGTGTTCTTTTTTATGTTCTTGCTACCGTTGTTTTTGTTACAAAAGTAGGAAAAGACCCTCTAAGTGCAGAAACTTACAAAGATGGTTGAACTTGATTATTTTTAATTTTAGGTCTTTTCATGGGAATTTGTCTCTGAGGTATTCAAGGTGTAATTCTTAATTTACCTCACGAATATCCAGGTGCAAATCCTAAAAGAGTCGGATTCCAATTTGGTCTTATTTGAGGACTAGGGTATGCCGCCTTTACAGTAGCGACAATAATAACTTCATTAATTAATACGCCTCCAGGTGTAGATCTAAAAACAGCAGTTAATCCCGAAAATGTTGATGGATATGCCTTAGGTGCTTATATTGTAATTATTGGATTTTCACTTGCTTCTGCAATCGGACTTGCCTTTATAAAAGAACCTCATCCAAATTATAAGAAACTCTTAAAAATCCGTAAACTCTCAGATATTGAACGTATTTAA
- a CDS encoding L-lactate dehydrogenase produces MKPIKIALIGAGNVGNSFLYAAMNQGLASEYGIIDINPDFAEGNAFDFEDASASLLRPFSVRRYEYSDLKDADFILITAGRPQKPGETRLQLVADNIRIIRDIAFKVKESGFSGITVIASNPVDVITRAYRDASGFSDQKVIGSGTILDTARLQFEIAKRAKIAPNSVQAYVMGEHGDSSFVAYSNIKIAGECFCHFSELTGINGSNYEKELEYPVSRRAYEIINRKRATFYGIGAALARIVSNIINDTKNILIVGANLRGQYGFDGVNIGVPAVLGANGIEKIIEITLNDKEKEKFAKSVEIVDTIYKDAMKNL; encoded by the coding sequence ATGAAGCCAATCAAAATCGCTCTAATCGGCGCAGGAAATGTTGGAAATTCATTTCTTTATGCAGCAATGAATCAAGGTCTTGCATCTGAATACGGAATTATCGATATAAACCCTGATTTTGCAGAAGGAAATGCATTTGATTTTGAGGATGCCTCCGCTTCACTTTTGCGTCCTTTTTCAGTTCGCCGTTATGAGTATAGCGACCTAAAAGATGCAGATTTTATTTTAATTACAGCAGGAAGACCTCAAAAACCAGGTGAAACTCGACTTCAGTTAGTTGCAGATAATATTCGAATTATCCGTGATATTGCTTTTAAAGTTAAAGAAAGTGGCTTTAGCGGAATTACTGTTATTGCCTCAAACCCTGTTGATGTTATTACTCGCGCTTACCGTGATGCTTCAGGATTTTCTGACCAAAAAGTTATTGGATCAGGAACAATTCTTGATACTGCAAGACTTCAATTTGAAATTGCAAAAAGAGCAAAAATTGCCCCAAATTCAGTTCAGGCTTACGTAATGGGTGAGCATGGTGATTCATCTTTTGTTGCATATTCAAATATCAAAATTGCAGGTGAATGCTTCTGTCATTTTTCAGAACTAACCGGAATTAACGGCTCAAATTACGAAAAAGAGCTTGAATATCCAGTTTCACGTCGTGCTTATGAAATAATTAACAGAAAAAGAGCAACATTTTACGGAATTGGTGCTGCATTAGCGCGAATTGTAAGCAACATTATCAACGACACAAAGAATATTCTAATTGTCGGTGCGAATTTACGTGGTCAGTACGGCTTTGATGGCGTAAATATTGGAGTTCCAGCGGTCCTTGGTGCAAATGGTATTGAAAAAATCATTGAAATTACACTCAATGATAAAGAAAAAGAAAAATTCGCAAAATCAGTCGAAATTGTCGATACTATTTACAAAGACGCTATGAAAAATCTTTAG
- a CDS encoding DDE-type integrase/transposase/recombinase, with translation MKFIKINNEWFYLHSIIETKSNYLLNFSISKTRFSEETINLVKQTIKKYNIKPKFFHSDHGVEYANYKFANFLKQNGIQQSMSPKGNALANRPIEYFYAVFQRELINIEGQNFENVAIAYQKISSFIHWYNYERPQSCLSYKTPSYYMR, from the coding sequence ATTAAATTTATCAAAATTAACAACGAATGATTTTACCTACACTCAATTATTGAAACAAAATCCAATTACTTGCTCAATTTTTCGATTTCTAAAACAAGATTTTCAGAAGAAACTATAAACTTAGTGAAACAAACAATTAAAAAGTATAATATTAAACCAAAATTTTTCCATTCAGATCATGGTGTGGAATATGCAAACTACAAATTTGCTAATTTTTTGAAGCAAAATGGTATCCAACAATCAATGTCACCAAAAGGAAATGCTCTTGCAAACCGCCCTATTGAATATTTTTATGCAGTTTTTCAACGCGAATTAATTAATATTGAGGGTCAAAATTTTGAAAATGTGGCTATTGCTTATCAAAAAATAAGTTCATTTATTCATTGGTATAACTATGAAAGACCTCAAAGTTGCTTATCATATAAAACTCCAAGTTATTATATGAGGTAA
- a CDS encoding DUF31 family putative serine protease has protein sequence MAKKQNKSLKKILIKILPLVGISTTFFIASCTPLGAVGNLVKQLEIGQPNPWDQELNLKNPLDSIISGKLALGSKLKASDFLKQYSTLDLDDNLNGITHRVLNTRSSFLNSAILWTFIPGVDNFDLNAKFDLKITPVTNSANDFYGSIKVKVDSYNKDSKTLVQSKEFVVNGFETDQTGIYAYKERIQTAFEKIETLQLKNQETFDIDSLKSDSDIWEHINLPSNFEKIDINKLKNSDQFDVPSEQQAVPSIQNIAKNPYRLKVKNFYYLKATILKDSYDAQTGTVDVVLSIYHDSYHNYVSKIVKLKVKQHQNLKKLTEIKSFKLKDEYSNFLPSFLINSSENSGETLSKYIDFGNLDHTMYHIKKVPSLSNDQNGDFYLILSPKENDLTSGPTSPGQIIKVEGFNSYNKIFASSEFTSQINFNFIDSWYKLPTTANISEKLKNISQSLNSSGDALLWPLFGQAVKKTLSEPTLFKNTGELSNFEKLNYSYGRLADFKIDESGVSFHFGNSVEDFYKINVKFTNTNESKNIIEDFGAKVLGKNIINDSLRSRSMVIQLRSNAFDPRTNSNTTRITSGTAWVFDRKLKPDPQNSGKFLPTNTYYLATNLHVVSDLINKPDQIYSFSYLLDGNLQKLDDISFDDTNLFRRFDRISKTEGNRDFLPPEGFQYINSESKKFWNNLKINPIGLDTPETGKFRDIAIIEVTFPDDEQIKNPFNIGIPFLDTDLFGVDQYIKNIPDAVRHYNEAPLDVLVTNKFLPTFTKGSQLKTSKIESALPLHAYLGGFLGGFDWITDDKNSFVTVDELKKDNQFKQDNSPKSFQGATSISLPGLRGGRGMSGSLVVNEYNQVIGIFWGGYFPQTTPGRSQLVKGIGQFDPIGVKIDNNPTVLAKWLAQTKDIQTDLDRTSEKVFSLEDPAQIERLAHSARWLKFSNNQNPQATADV, from the coding sequence ATGGCAAAAAAACAAAATAAATCTTTGAAAAAAATACTAATTAAAATTCTCCCGCTAGTTGGAATTTCAACTACATTTTTTATCGCTTCTTGCACACCGCTTGGTGCGGTCGGCAATCTTGTCAAGCAACTCGAAATAGGCCAACCAAACCCTTGAGATCAAGAACTTAATCTAAAGAACCCTTTAGATTCAATAATTTCAGGTAAATTGGCTTTAGGCAGCAAACTTAAGGCATCTGATTTTTTAAAACAGTATTCAACCTTAGATTTAGATGATAATTTGAATGGAATAACTCACCGCGTATTAAATACGAGAAGTTCATTTTTAAATTCAGCAATTCTTTGAACTTTTATCCCAGGTGTTGATAATTTTGACCTAAATGCAAAATTTGACTTAAAAATTACCCCAGTTACAAATTCTGCTAATGATTTTTACGGTTCAATTAAAGTTAAGGTTGACTCTTATAATAAAGACTCAAAAACTTTGGTTCAATCAAAAGAGTTTGTTGTTAACGGCTTTGAAACCGATCAAACCGGAATTTATGCTTATAAAGAAAGAATTCAAACCGCTTTTGAAAAAATAGAAACTTTACAACTAAAAAATCAAGAAACTTTTGATATTGACTCACTAAAATCTGACTCAGATATTTGGGAACATATAAATTTACCGTCAAATTTTGAAAAAATTGACATAAATAAGCTTAAAAATTCAGATCAATTTGATGTTCCGAGTGAACAACAGGCAGTCCCAAGCATTCAAAATATTGCCAAAAATCCTTACCGTTTAAAGGTTAAAAATTTCTATTATTTAAAAGCAACAATTTTAAAGGACTCATATGATGCCCAAACTGGAACTGTCGATGTTGTCTTGTCAATTTATCATGATTCATACCATAATTATGTTTCAAAAATTGTGAAACTCAAAGTTAAGCAACACCAAAATTTAAAAAAATTAACTGAAATTAAAAGTTTCAAACTTAAAGATGAGTATTCTAACTTTTTGCCATCTTTTTTAATAAATTCCTCTGAAAATTCAGGTGAGACATTATCTAAATATATTGATTTTGGTAATTTAGATCACACAATGTATCATATTAAAAAAGTTCCCTCGCTTTCAAATGATCAAAATGGTGATTTTTACCTAATTTTAAGTCCAAAAGAAAACGACTTAACTTCAGGCCCAACAAGCCCTGGTCAAATTATTAAAGTTGAAGGGTTTAACTCATATAATAAGATATTTGCCTCAAGCGAATTTACAAGTCAAATCAATTTTAACTTTATTGATTCTTGATATAAATTGCCGACTACAGCAAATATTTCGGAAAAACTAAAAAATATTTCACAAAGTTTAAACTCCTCAGGTGATGCACTTTTATGGCCACTTTTTGGTCAAGCAGTCAAAAAAACACTATCAGAACCGACACTTTTTAAGAATACTGGTGAATTAAGTAATTTTGAAAAATTAAATTATAGTTATGGTAGATTAGCTGATTTTAAAATTGATGAGTCAGGAGTTTCATTTCACTTTGGTAATTCAGTTGAAGACTTTTACAAAATTAACGTAAAATTTACCAACACTAATGAAAGCAAAAATATTATTGAAGATTTTGGCGCAAAAGTTCTTGGAAAAAATATAATTAATGACTCATTGCGTTCAAGATCAATGGTGATTCAGTTACGTTCAAATGCTTTTGACCCAAGAACTAATTCAAATACAACCCGAATTACCTCAGGAACAGCTTGAGTTTTTGATCGAAAATTAAAACCTGACCCTCAAAATTCAGGAAAATTTTTACCTACTAACACTTATTATCTTGCCACAAATTTACACGTTGTTTCAGATTTAATTAACAAACCGGATCAAATTTATTCATTTTCTTATTTACTCGATGGAAATTTACAAAAATTAGATGACATTAGTTTTGATGATACTAATTTATTCCGACGTTTTGATCGAATTTCAAAAACTGAAGGAAACAGAGATTTTTTACCCCCTGAAGGATTTCAGTATATAAACTCTGAGTCAAAAAAATTCTGAAATAATTTAAAAATTAATCCAATCGGCCTAGATACGCCCGAAACAGGAAAATTTCGTGATATTGCAATAATTGAAGTAACTTTCCCTGATGATGAACAGATAAAAAATCCATTTAATATTGGCATTCCTTTTTTAGATACTGACTTGTTTGGTGTGGATCAATACATAAAAAATATTCCCGATGCTGTTCGACATTACAATGAGGCTCCACTTGATGTTTTAGTAACAAATAAATTTCTCCCTACTTTTACAAAAGGAAGCCAACTTAAGACCTCAAAAATTGAATCAGCTTTACCACTGCATGCTTATTTAGGTGGTTTTTTAGGTGGATTTGACTGAATTACTGACGATAAAAATTCATTTGTTACAGTCGATGAACTAAAAAAAGACAATCAGTTTAAACAAGATAATTCACCTAAATCTTTCCAAGGTGCAACTTCAATTTCACTTCCTGGACTTCGTGGCGGACGTGGAATGTCTGGTTCGCTCGTTGTAAATGAATATAACCAAGTTATCGGCATTTTTTGGGGAGGATATTTCCCGCAAACCACTCCAGGGAGAAGTCAACTTGTTAAAGGAATTGGTCAATTTGACCCAATTGGTGTAAAAATTGACAATAATCCAACAGTTTTAGCAAAATGACTTGCTCAAACAAAAGATATTCAAACTGATTTGGACAGAACTTCTGAAAAAGTCTTTTCCCTTGAGGATCCAGCCCAAATTGAAAGACTAGCTCACTCAGCACGTTGGCTTAAATTTTCTAACAATCAAAATCCTCAAGCAACCGCCGATGTTTAA